The genomic window AACTAAACTTAAGAGAGATATCATGGAAGTTGTTTTTATTACACTGAAATTATTACCCAATAGATTAGTATCTTACTATTTAGCCAGAGGGAGACCTTGGTGCACATTGGTTTGAATGTCGTTTTTTCTTTGTTTAATTTAAATAAAACATGTACTATTTAAATAACTAGACTACTGTAGACAGCGGACATTATTGTAGAAGTTTTCTATAATGCTGTCTTGTTTTGGAAGTCTGACTCAGTGATAGCTGGTCAGAGCTAGTTAGAGGTCAAAGTTCACTTATTGAGTTTTCTTGGAGAATATCAGCGTGAtcattacgtgtgtgtgtgtgtgtgcaggtctgGGTGGATCTCCAGTTGGCTTCCATCCTGGtgtcccacctccctctctcagcTGAAGGATGCAGAAGATAAAATGCTAaagtgtaagagtgtgtgtgtgtatcccctcCTAACTATCATACTTGCACATCTCATCTTCTCTCTtatcacactctccctccctccctgttccctctctttctcctccatccctctctcttctctcagctGTGAAGACCCCATTCTCCAGGCAGCATGTCCGGATATCCAAAGGCAACTATCTCTGGACCTTAGCCTTCACCTCTCACATCaagccccatccctctctcccaccccagcCTCTGCCCaagccccatccctctctcccaccccagcctcagcctcagcccaagccccatccctctctatcaccccagccccatccctcttctccccagccctctctccagcCCCAGCTCCGTCCTCCCCTGGTGCTGCTCCATGGGTTTGGGGGTGGTGTGGGTCTGTGGGCCCAGAACCTGGACTCTCTGTGTGGCAGTGGAGCCGTGTATGCCCTGGATCTGCTGGGTTTCGGACAGAGCAGCCGGCCCCTATTCAGCGTGGACCCCCAGGGGGCAGAGGAGCAGTTCCTAGGGGCCTTGGATGAGTGGAGAGACAGGATGGGCCTGGAGGAGATAGTCCTAATGGGACACAACCTGGGAGGATATCTGGCTGCTGCTTATACACTCATACACCCacacaggtgagagagaggagagcgaggagaggtagtgtgtgtgtgtgttcatacacatgttcacactgtgtgtgtttacaggGTAAAGCAGTTGATCCTGGTGGAGCCCTGGGGGTTCCCGGCCCGTCCAGAGAGCCTAGATCAGGAGAAGTCAATCCCAGTGTGGATCAGAGCCATGGGGGCTGTCATGAGTCCCTTCAACCCCCTGGCTGGACTTAGACTGGCCGGACCACTGGGTacgatatacacacacacacacacacacaccgcaagcACGTATACTACACACACATCGCATACACTACATGCATGcgcacaaacacccacacaaacCCAAGTTGAAAGAATTACCAGATGTTGCAAAACCAAAGGTGTTAATATAATATATTCCTCCCCACATTcctccccccatcctctctcccaaTCCattccttcctccttctcctcttcttctctctctcaggtcctatGTTGatccagaccatcaggtcagatTTTAA from Coregonus clupeaformis isolate EN_2021a chromosome 17, ASM2061545v1, whole genome shotgun sequence includes these protein-coding regions:
- the LOC121585631 gene encoding 1-acylglycerol-3-phosphate O-acyltransferase ABHD5 — its product is PSLSPQPHPSSPQPSLQPQLRPPLVLLHGFGGGVGLWAQNLDSLCGSGAVYALDLLGFGQSSRPLFSVDPQGAEEQFLGALDEWRDRMGLEEIVLMGHNLGGYLAAAYTLIHPHRVKQLILVEPWGFPARPESLDQEKSIPVWIRAMGAVMSPFNPLAGLRLAGPLGPMLIQTIRSDFKQKYSSVFDDNTVSDYIYHLNAQTPSGETAFRNMTVPYGWAKRPMLDRIGQIRPDIPISIIYGSRSSIDSDSGYTVRKIRPDVDIIVIRGGGHYVFADQPDDFNQNVLHILARMEGEKEKRSGVDEKEGK